A stretch of DNA from Spirosoma endbachense:
AGGTCAGTTGGGTATTCCGGGGTGGTATGGACCTGCGCGATGAGGTCATGGGCACTGAAGGGACGATCTGGATCAACAACTTTCTTCGTACTGGTTTCGAGATGTATAGTTCAGGAAAAGGTGCTGATTACGTAGCAGAAAAGGCCGAATCCAACTCGGGTTGGCTCTTTCCAGTTGGCGATGAGGTCAATGATCTGGGCTACAATCACATGTTTACGGATATGTTCAAATCGTGTGAAGAAGGGCGGCAACCCGCCGAAACCTTCTACGATGGCTATATTGTAAATGCCGTGCTGGACGCGGCTTATCGCTCGGCGGAGTCGAAGCAGTGGGAATCAGTAAAGCTCCCCATCTGGCGCGGGCAGGAGGGGTTGTCGCCGGAAAAAACGCTGACGGACTTCGACGCTGATTTTTACCTGATCAAGGAAGAGATCACCCACGACGGACGCCATAAAGTGATTCTGAAAAATAAAGTGAGCGGAAAAATCGTGGAGAAAGACCTGCATACCGTGAACTGATTTGTAGCCCATCCATTCTGTCAGAAAGAAACTTGTCTTAAACCCGAATCACATGAATTTCATCGGAAAAGCGAACCAGTATGACGCTATTGTTATCGGCTCAGGCATTAGTGGCGGATGGGCTGCTAAAGAGTTAACGCAAAAAGGGTTACGGACGCTCGTGCTGGAGCGTGGCCGACCGGTCGAGCATGTGAAAGATTATCCAACCACCATGTCGAGCCCCTGGGAAATGACGCACCGGGGTCGGTATCCGCTCGATGTGCTGGAAAAAAGTCCTACACAGGCCAAAGTAGGTTATGCCTTCAATGAGTATTCCGGGCAATTTTTCATTCGGGATACCGAACATCCCTATCAGCAAACCAAACCCTTCGACTGGATTCGTGGGTATCAGGTAGGCGGTAAATCGCTGAGCTGGGCGCGCTGGACGCAGCGTTGGGCGCCGTTTAATTTTGAAGATAACCAGAAAGACGGTCACGGTGTCGACTGGCCAATTCGCTATGCTGATCTGGCTCCCTGGTATAGCTACGTCGAAAAGTTTGCCGGTATCAGCGGGAATAAAGATGGCCTGTCGACTTTGCCCGATGGAGAATTTCTGCCGCCTTTTGAGATGAACTGCATCGAAAAAAGCGTGCGGGATGCCTGGAAAAAAGAGTACGCGGATCGTCACCTGATCATCAGCCGCACGGCCAATCTAAGCAAAGCGCAGCCAGTTCATCTGGCACTGGGTCGGGCTGATTGTCAGTCGCGCAATTGGTGTGGGCGGGGTTGTTTGTATGGCGCCTATTTCAGCAGCAATTCTGCAACGTTGCCCGTAGCAGCCAAAACGGGCAAGCTGACCATACGCCCTTTCTCGGTAGTTCATTCGATCATTTACGATGAGCAAAAGGGCAAGGCAACGGGCGTTCGAGTGATCGATACGAACACGAAAGAGATGACCGACTATTACGCCCGGATCATTTTCGTGAATGCGGCCACGCTCAATTCGACGCTGATTCTGCTCAATTCAACCTCAAATCGGTTTCCAAATGGGTTGGGTAACGATAGCGGGGCGCTGGGTCATTACCTGATGGATCATAACTACCGGGGTCGGGTTACCGGTATCTACGAAGGCAGGGAACTGAATGATAACTACTACTACGGCCGTCGCCCAACCGGAACCTATGTACCGAGATTCCGGAATGTACTCAATGATAAACAGAGTGATTTTGTGCGCGGGTATGCCTACGCCTGTGGCGGAGGGCGGGCCG
This window harbors:
- a CDS encoding GMC oxidoreductase, coding for MNFIGKANQYDAIVIGSGISGGWAAKELTQKGLRTLVLERGRPVEHVKDYPTTMSSPWEMTHRGRYPLDVLEKSPTQAKVGYAFNEYSGQFFIRDTEHPYQQTKPFDWIRGYQVGGKSLSWARWTQRWAPFNFEDNQKDGHGVDWPIRYADLAPWYSYVEKFAGISGNKDGLSTLPDGEFLPPFEMNCIEKSVRDAWKKEYADRHLIISRTANLSKAQPVHLALGRADCQSRNWCGRGCLYGAYFSSNSATLPVAAKTGKLTIRPFSVVHSIIYDEQKGKATGVRVIDTNTKEMTDYYARIIFVNAATLNSTLILLNSTSNRFPNGLGNDSGALGHYLMDHNYRGRVTGIYEGRELNDNYYYGRRPTGTYVPRFRNVLNDKQSDFVRGYAYACGGGRAGWERGNSVAGFGADYKEALTRPGEWSFSMTAMGEMLPRYENHVKLNKASKDQWGMPTLDIDCSWGENEDKMTLDAIEQAKAMMEAAGIRITAAFDNHQAPGLAIHEMGTARMGHDPKTSVLNKWNQIHTVKNVFVTDGASMASSACQNPSLTYMALTARAADYAVRRLKAGAL